In Streptomyces ambofaciens ATCC 23877, a single genomic region encodes these proteins:
- a CDS encoding deoxyguanosinetriphosphate triphosphohydrolase, with protein sequence MEGTAPPPPYDPTSVARYAPEPDKRPGRTAFQRDRARILHSGALRRLAGKTQVVTPGEGSPVWDASPRTRLTHSLECAQVGRELGAALGCDPDLVEAACLSHDLGHPPFGHNGEQALNAFAEDCGGFEGNAQSLRLLTRLEPKRFTEDGSVGLNLTRAALDAATKYPWPRGAHPTDPGSPKFGVYDDDRPVFEWLRKDAPGSRTCFEAQVMDWADDVAYSVHDVEDGLHAGHIDPNCLLADPEREAVFEAAVGRYVPAGTDHAELAAALDRLLAQDWWPHGYDGSAVAQARLKDATSQLIGRFCLAAESATRAAYGSGRLTRYTAELVVPRGTRLECAVLKAVAVRYVMQRTEQERLRADQRVVVAELAQALTARAPDGLDPQFRALFDRAPDDRARKRVIVDQIASLTDASARSLHARLTGHP encoded by the coding sequence ATGGAAGGCACCGCACCCCCACCCCCGTACGATCCGACCTCCGTCGCCCGCTACGCCCCGGAGCCGGACAAACGCCCCGGCCGCACCGCCTTCCAACGCGACCGCGCCCGCATCCTGCACTCCGGCGCCCTGCGCCGCCTCGCCGGCAAGACGCAGGTCGTCACGCCGGGGGAGGGCAGCCCCGTGTGGGACGCCAGCCCCCGCACCCGCCTCACGCACTCCCTGGAGTGCGCCCAGGTCGGCCGCGAACTGGGCGCCGCCCTCGGCTGCGACCCCGACCTCGTCGAGGCGGCCTGCCTCTCCCACGACCTGGGCCACCCGCCCTTCGGCCACAACGGCGAACAGGCGCTGAACGCGTTCGCCGAGGACTGCGGCGGCTTCGAGGGCAACGCCCAGTCCCTGCGGCTGCTCACCCGCCTCGAACCCAAGCGGTTCACCGAGGACGGCTCCGTCGGCCTCAACCTCACCCGGGCCGCCCTGGACGCCGCCACCAAGTACCCCTGGCCCCGCGGCGCCCACCCCACCGACCCCGGCTCACCCAAGTTCGGCGTCTACGACGACGACCGGCCCGTCTTCGAATGGCTCCGCAAGGACGCACCCGGCTCCCGCACCTGCTTCGAGGCCCAGGTCATGGACTGGGCGGACGACGTGGCGTACTCGGTGCACGACGTCGAGGACGGACTGCACGCCGGCCACATCGACCCCAACTGCCTGCTCGCCGACCCCGAGCGCGAGGCGGTCTTCGAGGCCGCGGTCGGCCGCTACGTCCCCGCCGGCACCGACCACGCCGAACTCGCCGCCGCCCTCGACCGCCTCCTCGCCCAGGACTGGTGGCCGCACGGCTACGACGGCTCGGCCGTCGCCCAGGCCCGGCTGAAGGACGCCACCAGCCAGCTCATCGGCCGCTTCTGCCTCGCCGCCGAGAGCGCCACCCGGGCCGCGTACGGGAGCGGCCGGCTCACCCGGTACACCGCCGAGCTGGTCGTCCCGCGCGGCACCCGTCTGGAGTGCGCCGTCCTCAAGGCGGTCGCCGTCCGGTACGTCATGCAGCGCACCGAGCAGGAGCGGCTCCGCGCCGACCAGCGCGTGGTCGTCGCGGAGCTGGCGCAGGCGCTCACCGCCCGCGCCCCCGACGGCCTCGACCCCCAGTTCCGCGCCCTGTTCGACCGGGCCCCCGACGACCGCGCCCGCAAACGGGTGATCGTCGACCAGATCGCCTCCCTCACCGACGCCTCGGCCCGATCGCTTCACGCCCGCCTGACGGGGCATCCATGA
- a CDS encoding sirohydrochlorin chelatase, with translation MTVTTVMRRTSTASPAGRGGTPALVVVAHGSRDPRALSTVRALLDRVRALRPGLPVHLGHIELNAPLLPDTLAAVGDGAAVLVPLLLTRGHHVRRDIPEAAAACPARTRVAAPLGPHPLLVDALHDRLLEAGWPAGAGPDHAVVLASAGSRAPDSRADTARTAALLAARLGVLVHPAYASAASPTVPEAVRALTARGHRRVAVASCFTAPGRFATECAAAAPWLASAPLGTHPAMARLLLHRYDEARAAEAGTPEARALARA, from the coding sequence ATGACGGTGACGACAGTGATGCGCAGGACGAGCACGGCGAGCCCGGCCGGCCGGGGCGGCACCCCCGCCCTGGTCGTCGTCGCCCACGGCAGCCGCGACCCGCGCGCGCTGAGCACCGTACGGGCCCTCCTCGACCGGGTCCGCGCCCTGCGCCCCGGTCTGCCGGTGCACCTCGGCCACATCGAGCTGAACGCCCCCCTCCTCCCCGACACGCTGGCCGCCGTCGGCGACGGAGCGGCGGTCCTCGTCCCGCTCCTGCTCACCCGCGGCCACCACGTCCGGCGGGACATCCCCGAGGCGGCCGCCGCCTGTCCGGCCCGCACCCGCGTGGCCGCCCCGCTCGGCCCGCACCCCCTGCTGGTGGACGCCCTCCACGACCGCCTCCTGGAGGCCGGCTGGCCCGCCGGCGCGGGGCCGGACCACGCCGTCGTCCTCGCCTCCGCGGGCTCCCGCGCACCGGACTCGCGGGCCGACACCGCCCGTACCGCGGCCCTCCTCGCCGCCCGCCTCGGCGTCCTGGTACACCCCGCGTACGCCTCGGCGGCGTCCCCGACGGTCCCGGAGGCCGTCCGCGCCCTGACGGCCCGCGGCCACCGCCGGGTGGCCGTCGCCTCCTGCTTCACCGCCCCGGGCCGCTTCGCGACGGAGTGCGCGGCGGCGGCCCCGTGGCTCGCCTCGGCCCCCCTGGGCACCCACCCGGCGATGGCCCGCCTGCTCCTGCACCGCTACGACGAGGCGAGGGCTGCCGAGGCAGGGACGCCGGAGGCGAGAGCACTGGCGCGCGCCTGA
- the dnaG gene encoding DNA primase: MAGRINDEDVKAVRDAVPIDAVVSEYLQLRNAGGGNLKGLCPFHDEKSPSFQVSPSKGFFHCFGCQEGGDTITFVMKIDHLTFSEAVERLAGQAGITLRYEEGGYNPSHQRGERIRLVEAHKIAAEWYAEQLATSPEADAGRGFLAERGFDQAAAQHFGVGYSPQGWDHLTRFLRGKGFSDKELVLSGLAQEGRRGPIDRFRGRLMWPIRDIGGDVVGFGARKLYEADNGPKYLNTPDTAIYRKSQVLYGIDLAKKDIAKASRAVVVEGYTDVMACHLAGVTTAIATCGTAFGGDHIKILRRLLMDNGSARVIFTFDGDAAGQKAALRAFEDDQKFAAETYIAIAPDGMDPCDLRLAKGDEAVADLVEPRTPLFEFALRQIVSRYDLDTPAGRASALDEAAPVVARIKNSGAQHEVAVQLAGMLGILDTQFVVKRIAQLARWARDRGGKGPAPDRPQRGGGDPQQYAGTGRPGPRGPALNLRNPVFATERELLKLALQRPELVSPAFDAYGVDEFTAPPYAAVREAIMEAGGAELGVHDPQDYLVRVREAAPDDAVRAMVTELAVEAIMLHRGVKGVDEVYAGAQLVTVRRRAVERRIRDITGRLTRLTGHGDPAELAAVQNELWVLQQYDQSLREHGAAAL, encoded by the coding sequence GTGGCAGGACGGATCAACGACGAGGACGTGAAGGCGGTACGGGACGCGGTCCCGATCGACGCCGTCGTCTCCGAGTACCTCCAGCTGCGCAACGCGGGCGGCGGCAACCTGAAGGGTCTGTGCCCGTTCCACGACGAGAAGTCACCGTCCTTCCAGGTCAGCCCGAGCAAGGGGTTCTTCCACTGCTTCGGCTGCCAGGAGGGCGGCGACACCATCACGTTCGTGATGAAGATCGACCACCTCACCTTCTCGGAGGCGGTCGAGCGGCTGGCCGGCCAGGCCGGCATCACCCTGCGGTACGAGGAGGGCGGATACAACCCCTCCCACCAGCGCGGCGAGCGGATCCGCCTGGTCGAGGCCCACAAGATCGCCGCCGAGTGGTACGCGGAACAGCTGGCGACCAGCCCCGAGGCCGACGCCGGGCGCGGCTTCCTCGCCGAGCGCGGATTCGACCAGGCCGCCGCCCAGCACTTCGGCGTCGGCTACAGCCCCCAGGGCTGGGACCACCTCACCCGCTTCCTGCGCGGCAAGGGCTTCAGCGACAAGGAGCTGGTCCTCTCCGGCCTCGCCCAGGAGGGCCGCCGCGGCCCCATCGACCGCTTCCGGGGCCGGCTGATGTGGCCCATCCGCGACATCGGCGGCGACGTCGTCGGCTTCGGCGCCCGCAAGCTCTACGAGGCGGACAACGGCCCGAAGTACCTGAACACCCCCGACACGGCGATCTACCGGAAGTCCCAGGTGCTGTACGGCATCGACCTCGCCAAGAAGGACATCGCGAAGGCGTCCCGCGCGGTGGTCGTCGAGGGCTACACCGACGTCATGGCCTGCCACCTGGCCGGCGTCACCACCGCCATCGCCACCTGCGGCACCGCCTTCGGCGGCGACCACATCAAGATCCTGCGCCGCCTCCTGATGGACAACGGCTCGGCCCGTGTGATCTTCACCTTCGACGGCGACGCGGCCGGCCAGAAGGCGGCCCTGCGCGCCTTCGAGGACGACCAGAAGTTCGCCGCCGAGACCTACATCGCCATCGCCCCCGACGGCATGGACCCCTGCGACCTGCGCCTGGCCAAGGGCGACGAGGCGGTCGCCGACCTGGTCGAGCCGCGCACCCCGCTCTTCGAGTTCGCGCTCCGCCAGATCGTGAGCCGCTACGACCTGGACACCCCGGCCGGCCGCGCCTCCGCCCTGGACGAGGCCGCCCCCGTCGTCGCCCGGATCAAGAACAGCGGCGCCCAGCACGAGGTCGCCGTGCAGCTCGCGGGCATGCTCGGAATCCTCGACACGCAGTTCGTGGTCAAGCGGATCGCCCAGCTCGCCCGCTGGGCCCGCGACCGCGGCGGCAAGGGCCCCGCCCCCGACCGGCCCCAGCGCGGCGGCGGTGACCCGCAGCAGTACGCCGGCACCGGCCGGCCGGGCCCCCGCGGCCCCGCGCTGAACCTGCGCAACCCCGTCTTCGCCACCGAACGCGAGCTGCTCAAGCTCGCCCTCCAGCGGCCCGAGCTGGTCTCCCCGGCCTTCGACGCGTACGGCGTCGACGAGTTCACCGCCCCGCCCTACGCCGCCGTACGCGAGGCGATCATGGAGGCGGGCGGCGCCGAGCTGGGCGTCCACGACCCCCAGGACTACCTGGTCCGCGTCCGCGAGGCCGCCCCGGACGACGCCGTCCGCGCCATGGTCACCGAGCTGGCGGTCGAGGCGATCATGCTGCACCGGGGCGTGAAGGGCGTCGACGAGGTCTACGCGGGCGCCCAACTGGTCACCGTCCGCCGCCGCGCCGTCGAGCGCCGCATCCGCGACATCACGGGCCGCCTGACCCGGCTCACCGGCCACGGCGACCCCGCCGAACTGGCCGCCGTGCAGAACGAGCTGTGGGTCCTCCAGCAGTACGACCAGAGCCTGCGCGAACACGGCGCCGCCGCCCTCTAG
- a CDS encoding molybdopterin oxidoreductase family protein codes for MQNTATPTHCPYCALQCGMNLTTAADGTVEVTERADFPVNRGALCGKGRTAPAVLAASARLTSPLVRDASGTLVPAGWDEALDLIAGNLSRTRAEHGADALGVFGGGGLTNEKAYTLGKFARVVLGTSQIDYNGRFCMSSAAAAGTKAFGLDRGLPFPLEDVPKTGCVILVGSNPAETMPPSLRYFTELRENGGTLIVVDPRRTRTAEQADLHLAPRPGTDLALALGMLHLVVAEGRVDEEYVEARTTGWEDARAAAMAHWPEQVERITGVSVPELREAVRLFCAPRAAMVLTARGPEQQAKGTDTVGAWINLCLATGRAGRPLSGYGCLTGQGNGQGGREHGQKADQLPGYRKLTDPAARRHVAEVWGVDPDSLPGPGRSAYELLDALGTDIRSLLLMGSNPVVSAPRAAHIEERLRSLDFLAVCDVVLSETAALADVVLPVTQWAEETGTTTSLEGRVLLRRRAIAPPEGVRSDLEVLHGLADRLGVEKGFPTEPEEVFEELRRASAGGPADYSGISYRRLAEENGVFWPCPAPAEAPGPDRHPEPHPGTPRLFLDRFATDDGRARFAPVSHRPSAEEPDEEYPVLLTTGRVVAQYQSGAQTRRVAELNAAAPGPFVELHPRLAARLGAAEGDPLAVVSRRGRAVAPARITTAIRPDTVFMPFHWPGEGRANTLTNPALDPTSRMPEFKVCAVRVEAVGTAGATLGGDRGGAVTP; via the coding sequence ATGCAGAACACCGCCACGCCCACGCACTGCCCGTACTGCGCCCTGCAGTGCGGGATGAATCTGACGACCGCCGCCGACGGGACGGTCGAGGTGACCGAGCGCGCCGACTTCCCGGTGAACCGGGGCGCGCTGTGCGGCAAGGGGCGTACGGCGCCGGCGGTGCTCGCGGCGAGCGCCCGGCTGACCTCGCCGCTGGTGCGGGACGCGTCCGGGACGCTGGTGCCGGCCGGCTGGGACGAGGCGCTGGACCTGATCGCCGGGAACCTGTCCCGCACGCGTGCGGAGCACGGCGCGGACGCGCTCGGGGTGTTCGGCGGGGGCGGGCTGACCAACGAGAAGGCGTACACGCTGGGCAAGTTCGCGCGCGTGGTGCTGGGCACCTCGCAGATCGACTACAACGGCCGCTTCTGCATGTCGTCGGCCGCGGCGGCCGGCACGAAGGCCTTCGGGCTCGACCGGGGGCTGCCCTTCCCGCTGGAGGACGTGCCGAAGACGGGGTGCGTGATCCTCGTCGGGTCGAACCCGGCGGAGACGATGCCGCCGTCCCTGCGGTACTTCACCGAGCTGCGCGAGAACGGCGGCACCCTGATCGTCGTGGACCCGCGCCGCACGCGGACCGCCGAGCAGGCCGACCTGCACCTGGCGCCGAGGCCGGGCACCGATCTGGCGCTGGCGCTGGGGATGCTGCACCTGGTGGTCGCCGAGGGACGGGTGGACGAGGAGTACGTCGAGGCGCGCACGACGGGCTGGGAGGATGCGCGGGCCGCGGCGATGGCGCACTGGCCGGAGCAGGTGGAGCGGATCACGGGGGTGTCCGTTCCCGAACTGCGGGAGGCGGTGCGGCTGTTCTGCGCGCCCCGGGCGGCGATGGTGCTGACCGCGCGGGGCCCGGAGCAGCAGGCCAAGGGCACGGACACGGTGGGGGCGTGGATCAACCTGTGCCTGGCGACCGGGCGGGCCGGGCGGCCCCTGTCGGGGTACGGCTGCCTGACCGGGCAGGGCAACGGGCAGGGCGGACGTGAGCACGGGCAGAAGGCCGACCAGCTGCCGGGCTACCGCAAGCTGACGGACCCGGCGGCGCGGCGCCACGTGGCCGAGGTGTGGGGCGTGGACCCGGACTCGCTGCCGGGGCCGGGGCGCAGCGCCTACGAGTTGCTGGACGCGCTGGGCACGGACATCAGGTCGCTGCTGCTGATGGGGTCCAACCCGGTGGTGTCGGCGCCCCGCGCGGCCCACATCGAGGAACGGCTGCGGTCGCTGGACTTCCTGGCCGTGTGCGACGTGGTGCTCTCCGAGACGGCGGCGCTGGCGGACGTGGTCCTGCCGGTGACGCAGTGGGCGGAGGAGACGGGCACCACGACCAGCCTGGAGGGGCGGGTGCTGCTCCGCCGGCGCGCGATCGCCCCGCCGGAGGGGGTCCGCAGCGACCTGGAGGTGCTGCACGGGCTGGCCGACCGGCTCGGCGTGGAGAAGGGCTTCCCGACCGAGCCCGAGGAGGTCTTCGAGGAGCTGCGCCGGGCGAGCGCGGGCGGCCCCGCGGACTACTCCGGGATCAGCTACCGGCGGTTGGCGGAGGAGAACGGGGTGTTCTGGCCGTGCCCGGCGCCGGCCGAGGCCCCCGGACCCGACCGGCACCCGGAGCCGCACCCGGGCACGCCCCGCCTCTTCCTCGACCGCTTCGCCACCGACGACGGCCGGGCCCGCTTCGCCCCCGTCTCGCACCGGCCGAGCGCCGAGGAGCCGGACGAGGAGTACCCGGTGCTGCTGACCACGGGGCGGGTCGTGGCCCAGTACCAGTCCGGCGCGCAGACCCGGCGTGTGGCGGAGCTCAACGCCGCCGCGCCCGGCCCCTTCGTGGAGCTGCACCCGCGGCTGGCGGCGCGGCTCGGGGCGGCCGAGGGCGACCCGCTGGCCGTCGTCTCGCGGCGCGGCCGGGCGGTGGCACCGGCCCGCATCACCACCGCCATCCGGCCCGACACGGTGTTCATGCCCTTCCACTGGCCGGGCGAGGGCCGCGCCAACACCCTGACCAACCCGGCGCTGGACCCGACCTCGCGGATGCCCGAGTTCAAGGTGTGCGCGGTGCGGGTCGAGGCGGTGGGGACGGCGGGGGCCACGCTCGGCGGTGACCGCGGCGGTGCGGTGACGCCGTAG
- a CDS encoding NAD(P)/FAD-dependent oxidoreductase yields the protein MVDADQTFVIVGGGLAGAKAAETLRTEGFTGRVILVCDERDHPYERPPLSKGYLLGKEERDSVFVHEPAWYARHDIELHLGQTVVAIDPAAKTVHYGDDGTRVGYDKLLIATGAEPRRLDVPGTGLAGVHHLRRLAHAERLKGVLSSLGRDNGHLLIAGAGWIGLEVAAAARQYGAEVTVVEPGPTPLYGVLGPELGAVFAELHEAHGVRFRFGVRLTEIIGQDGMVLAARTDDGEEHPAHDVLAAIGAAPRTALAQAAGLEIADPAHGGGIVVDAQLRTSDPDIYAAGDVASFHHALFDTDLRVEHWANALNGGPAAARAMLGRGLAHDRVPYFFTDQYDLGMEYSGWAPHGSYDQVVIRGDAAKREFIAFWVKEGRVLAGMNVNVWDVTETVQQLIRSKARVDTEALANPHVSLESLIA from the coding sequence GTGGTCGACGCGGATCAGACATTCGTCATCGTCGGAGGCGGCCTGGCCGGCGCGAAGGCGGCCGAGACGCTCCGCACGGAGGGGTTCACCGGCCGGGTGATCCTCGTCTGCGACGAACGCGACCACCCCTACGAGCGTCCGCCGCTGTCCAAGGGCTACCTCCTCGGCAAGGAGGAGCGCGACAGCGTCTTCGTCCACGAGCCCGCCTGGTACGCGCGGCACGACATCGAGCTGCACCTCGGCCAGACCGTCGTCGCGATCGACCCTGCCGCCAAGACCGTCCACTACGGCGACGACGGCACCCGCGTCGGGTACGACAAGCTGCTCATCGCCACCGGTGCCGAGCCCCGCCGCCTCGACGTCCCCGGCACCGGCCTCGCGGGCGTCCACCACCTGCGCCGCCTCGCCCACGCCGAGCGCCTCAAGGGCGTTCTCTCCTCCCTCGGCCGGGACAACGGCCACCTCCTGATCGCCGGCGCCGGCTGGATCGGCCTGGAGGTCGCGGCGGCGGCCCGCCAGTACGGGGCGGAGGTCACCGTCGTCGAGCCCGGTCCGACCCCGCTGTACGGCGTCCTCGGCCCCGAGCTGGGCGCCGTCTTCGCCGAGCTGCACGAGGCGCACGGCGTCCGCTTCCGCTTCGGCGTGCGGCTGACCGAGATCATCGGCCAGGACGGCATGGTGCTGGCCGCCCGCACCGACGACGGCGAGGAACACCCCGCCCACGACGTGCTCGCCGCGATCGGCGCCGCCCCGCGCACCGCGCTCGCCCAGGCCGCGGGCCTGGAGATCGCCGACCCCGCGCACGGCGGCGGCATCGTCGTCGACGCACAGCTGCGCACCTCCGACCCGGACATCTACGCGGCCGGGGACGTGGCCTCCTTCCACCACGCCCTCTTCGACACCGACCTGCGCGTGGAGCACTGGGCCAACGCCCTGAACGGCGGCCCGGCCGCGGCCCGCGCGATGCTCGGCAGGGGCCTCGCCCACGACCGCGTGCCCTACTTCTTCACCGACCAGTACGACCTGGGCATGGAGTACTCCGGCTGGGCACCGCACGGGTCCTACGACCAGGTGGTGATCCGCGGGGACGCGGCGAAGCGCGAGTTCATCGCCTTCTGGGTGAAGGAGGGCCGGGTGCTGGCCGGGATGAACGTGAACGTGTGGGACGTCACGGAGACCGTCCAGCAGCTGATCCGCTCGAAGGCCCGGGTGGACACGGAGGCGCTGGCGAACCCGCACGTGTCCCTCGAAAGCCTCATCGCCTAG
- a CDS encoding SanA/YdcF family protein — translation MRRWRPGRPRLPRTRRGWRRLIRAVVAGCVLSLLPATWLHVVTGDRLRTAADVPRTEVAVVFGAGLWDGEPSPYLAHRLDAAAGLYRAGRIEVVLVTGDNSREEYDEPDAMRAYLVRRGVPDGRIVSDYAGFDTWDSCVRAKKIFGVDRAVLISQGFHIRRAVALCQEAGVVSYGVGVDDAHDATWYYGAAREIAAAGKAALDAVVEPDPHFLGPREPGVRRALAEAG, via the coding sequence ATGCGCCGCTGGAGACCCGGCAGACCGCGCCTTCCGCGCACCCGTAGGGGGTGGCGGCGGCTGATCCGGGCGGTGGTGGCCGGGTGCGTGCTGTCGCTGCTGCCGGCGACGTGGCTGCACGTGGTGACCGGGGACCGGCTGCGCACCGCGGCCGACGTGCCGCGTACCGAGGTCGCGGTCGTCTTCGGCGCCGGGCTGTGGGACGGTGAGCCGTCCCCGTACCTGGCGCACCGGCTGGACGCGGCGGCCGGCCTGTACCGCGCGGGCCGGATCGAGGTGGTCCTGGTCACCGGCGACAACAGCCGCGAGGAGTACGACGAACCGGACGCCATGCGCGCCTACCTCGTCCGGCGGGGGGTGCCGGACGGGCGGATCGTCAGCGACTACGCGGGGTTCGACACCTGGGACTCCTGCGTGCGCGCGAAGAAGATCTTCGGGGTCGACCGGGCCGTGCTGATCAGCCAGGGCTTCCACATCCGGCGGGCGGTGGCGCTGTGCCAGGAGGCGGGGGTGGTGTCGTACGGCGTCGGGGTCGACGACGCGCACGACGCGACCTGGTACTACGGGGCGGCGCGGGAGATCGCCGCGGCGGGCAAGGCCGCACTGGACGCGGTCGTCGAGCCGGATCCGCACTTCCTCGGCCCGAGGGAGCCGGGGGTGCGGCGCGCCCTGGCCGAGGCGGGGTGA